The Triticum dicoccoides isolate Atlit2015 ecotype Zavitan chromosome 6A, WEW_v2.0, whole genome shotgun sequence genome has a window encoding:
- the LOC119316645 gene encoding protein GRAVITROPIC IN THE LIGHT 1-like: MIRPSSKESLNYDNNSQKVYPQPIDENMNQNMGSMIGRIFNNISSLKAAYIQLQEAHTPYDPDKIQTADKLVIDELTSLSELKHTYRERNPKPVAASPQDSRLLSEIQEQQNLLKTYEVMVKKFQSQIQNRDTEIIHLQQQTDEAKHRKTKLEKKLKQRGLLNKESEESDEEESYFSVELTPSLFTSTADNAYQSIHEFSKPLINMMKAAGWDLDAAANAIEPDVVYTRRAHKKYAFESYICQRIFSGFHQENFSIDAANATVSNEAFFHQFLAVRAMDPLDVLSQNPDSVFGKFCRSKYLLLVHPKMEGSFFGNMDQRNYVMSGGHPRTPFYQAFLKLAKSIWLLHRLAYSFDPKVRVFQVKKASEFSEIHMVSVVKNIILDENAERPRVDLMVMPGFLIGTSVIQSRVYLSGVKCAD; the protein is encoded by the coding sequence ATGATCCGGCCCAGCTCCAAGGAGTCACTTAATTATGACAACAATAGCCAGAAAGTTTATCCTCAACCCATTGATGAAAATATGAATCAGAACATGGGCAGTATGATTGGAAGAATATTCAACAACATATCCTCTTTAAAGGCTGCATACATTCAGCTGCAGGAAGCTCACACCCCGTACGACCCAGACAAAATACAAACTGCTGATAAGCTTGTCATAGATGAGCTCACAAGCCTTTCAGAACTCAAACATACTTACAGAGAGAGAAATCCTAAGCCAGTGGCAGCATCACCACAAGATTCACGCTTGCTTTCTGAAATACAGGAGCAGCAGAACTTGTTAAAGACATACGAGGTCATGGTAAAGAAGTTCCAGTCCCAGATCCAGAATAGAGATACTGAGATTATCCACTTACAGCAGCAAACCGATGAGGCCAAACATCGGAAAACAAAACTGGAGAAGAAATTGAAACAAAGGGGCTTACTTAACAAGGAGTCAGAGGAATCTGATGAAGAAGAGAGCTATTTCTCTGTTGAGCTGACACCAAGCTTGTTTACATCTACTGCTGATAATGCATACCAATCAATACATGAGTTCTCAAAGCCCTTGATCAACATGATGAAAGCTGCAGGTTGGGATCTTGATGCTGCTGCTAACGCGATTGAACCTGATGTAGTTTACACAAGGAGAGCTCACAAGAAGTATGCGTTTGAGTCCTATATCTGCCAGAGAATCTTCAGTGGTTTCCATCAAGAGAACTTCTCGATCGATGCTGCTAATGCCACTGTTTCCAATGAGGCTTTCTTCCATCAATTCCTCGCAGTACGAGCCATGGATCCTTTGGATGTATTGAGCCAAAACCCAGATTCAGTTTTCGGTAAGTTCTGCAGAAGCAAATACCTATTACTTGTGCACCCAAAGATGGAAGGTTCTTTCTTCGGCAATATGGATCAGAGAAACTACGTCATGAGTGGCGGGCATCCAAGGACACCTTTCTATCAGGCATTTCTCAAGTTGGCGAAGTCCATATGGTTGTTGCACAGGCTGGCCTACTCTTTCGACCCAAAGGTCAGGGTCTTCCAAGTGAAGAAGGCAAGCGAGTTCTCGGAGATTCACATGGTAAGTGTTGTGAAGAACATCATCTTGGATGAGAATGCCGAGAGGCCTAGAGTCGACTTGATGGTGATGCCTGGTTTCTTGATCGGGACTAGCGTCATACAGTCTCGAGTGTACCTTTCTGGTGTGAAGTGTGCCGACTGA